In Spodoptera frugiperda isolate SF20-4 chromosome 31, AGI-APGP_CSIRO_Sfru_2.0, whole genome shotgun sequence, the genomic window GCTGCAAATGTTAATAATCAAACTAATAACAATACAGATCACTGGGACCAAAAAGAAGTCATTTCCGAAGAAGCTTCAGTAATTAGTTCAGTAGATAAAGATAATGCGAATAATAAAAGTTCTGAAGAAGTTGTTAAGAGTAACGAAAGCGATGTTGTTTCGGACATTCCTATTGCAAGTCAACCAAAAGACAATAATGATGACCAATCTAGTTCAAATAATGAAGATGTAGTGTTTGAGACTGCCCTGGATACTAATGATAAACAATCCGTAGATAGAGAAATGAAAGAAGCAATAACTGCAATTTTAGAAGAACACACTGATGCTACTAGTCTTGACACCTCTATAAACGACAATGACTCTGCCGAAAGTGATGACGAGGCGTCTTTTGGAACTCCCGAAGACTCTCCTAAAAGCAAGAGAAAAACTCCAAAAGGAAAATATGGCAAAAGCAAGGCGCCACCACCACCGCCCAAAATTGATGCGGGAAACGTACCACAAGATGATAGTAAAGAAACTTCTAGTAAATCAGAGACAGATACAGTTATAAAAAGTACGACGTCCCAAGAAAGTTTAAAtgatattgtaaataaactacCAAATACAACCATTAAGGAATCTGGATCATCAAAAAGCCTACAAGTCATTAATCCCATAGCTGAAAACAAAAAGAGGCATAAATCCAAATCGCCAGCTCGAATCCCAAAAGGCAACAGTTCTGGATTAGGAAAACTATTACAGTTGCCAGGCAAATTTGCTTTTTGGAATAAGAGTGAAGAGAAACCAAAAGTAGATGAAACATCAACTTCGTCAGATGATCACAGTCGAAGGTCATCAACCATTGAAAAGGGTGTTGATGACTTTCAAGATTGTACGGAGTTGGACACTGTCGGCACTGACGAAGCCAAACCTGATGATTTACCACAGATTGAAAAATCAGATGATCAAATTAGTTTCAAAGATGCATCTGGTTTAGACGAAGAAGTCATATTATCTCAAAACATTATAGATAAGAGTGATGCTCTGCAGAAGCTCATTGAAGCTAAGATAGCTGGTCATCCAGAATATAAGTTTATATCTTTACACGAAGAAACGCCCACTTCGTCGAAAAGTACAGACGTGTAGGGCTATTCCTAAATTCCCAAGCCGCTTTTATTTGCAGCTGAAGTTAGCCAAAAcagtatgtttattttagtttcgttttgtgagtgttATTTACATGCATGGTTTTAGTTTGTTCGCCTTTTATAACAATACTACACCAAAGTTAATCTCAAAATGTATGTTACACCTAAACAAATGCTTAGCATTTCATAATGAGTGTagtgttgtattttatttttatatttatttaaatcaatgttTCCTAATCCTGTGTAATCACTTACAACCTAAGCCAATTTATAACTCTATGTATAATATGGTTGCACTTTTAGTAATTGTTAATACTTTTTACTGGACTGAGTGTTAAAAAATGCCACCATCTTCTACTACAAATGAGTAGTGCTTGTGCTTTTTTGAGTTAGTTATCAATTTACTCCTTTTATTTTCAGGCAATGCTGACGGCCTCTGCTACCATTCCTCGcgcaaaaaaatctaataaaaggAAAACACAGTAGATCGTATCCAAATAAGTATTACGTTATCCTTCTAGCCGAGCTTCGTGCAAGAACGATTTATGCTCTCTATATTCTGGAAAATTAtactatacattttattttaaaagaataaaaatttaagtaaacataaaatgtGCAGCTATTAGGGAGCATAATGTTTTTCCAATCTTCCGCGCTTTGACATTGTTGAATGTATACTATTTAACCTACACCACATTGGCCAAAGGTAGACCTGCATGCGAATCTCACTTAGCTGTTAATTTCACGAAACGGTATTTAGTGATTggtaatataattacaaaagaTGCGGTTAAACTCAACCGATTGAATGGTCTTCTCCTTCATTATGCCCGATCTTGACTGTACTTCTTTGTAAACACTTATTATAACTAATAGGTATTGTTTGACATAAGTAACTACGTAGTTTAATTTCGTATAAAACTATTTCCTGGCTATGGGTTTCTTAGCCAACGGTTAgtctattaatttatattttcgcGACTGTCATTAGCGGATTAAAAAATGCATCATTCTTcctctgaaaaaataaaatcgaatcAATTTTTTTACTACATAAAGTGGCTTCCAGatacggtttttttttcaattgatgCAAAATTAATTCGATTGAATTCATGCTGATCTCAACCAAGTCGCGGTTTGATTATTAAATGTTAACTCAACGATGACTAACcgtctatttattatattaggcATCAAATGCGTGATTGTTTTTATGGATATTATTTATGAGATACAAATTCTCAATAATTCTCCTTTTACTCTTAACGCCAGTatttgtattagtttttgtatGGCTATGTCATTGAGAATCTTATAAAGAAATTGTAGTGAAGTGAAGTTAGTCAAtcattactattaaaatatcataGTGACCATCAAGAGGCCGTAATAATAGGACATATCAGTCCtacatatttactattataGTATTACTAAGCATTGTTACCCAAATATTACTATAATACCACATTCGCGTTCTAATTATcggtaatttataattttagccAAAAATTGCCAAATTGACACTAAACGACTCAACAATTAGCAGAAGTTATTTTGTATTAgtcatatttattatagaattagtttatagaaaaataaaactagtcgttaataatgaatttaattgaTAAACAGCTTCAATGAGGCTTCATATCGGAATTGTATGAGAATGTCAGGCGAGATGCGGTAAGGcaaaaattatgaaatcacAAACTGGAGTCTGCTTTGAATAAAAAGCATTTTCTTATTCTAATGAAGTTTTACAGATATTTTATGAAACCTTGGTTTTGTGATACCGAATTTGAGCTCATTTACACCAGGATTATAGATAAGAGAAAGGTACAGCACAAAATGCAAACAATGTGGAATattgaataaagatttatttttacagatcaCTACAATAGTATGTCCCTTTTTCTCAGAAGATTATGAAAGTtcctcattataattatttacaaataatttgtaattcaataattattatgaaagtaATAGTTGATTGAACTTATTGTAACACAGTATGTCAATATTTCCAAATTAGTTGGTTGTGCAGCTAGCATTTTGTGTCCTTTTCAATGGAATGTTACTGcatttttattcatttgatGTTACCCTATAATTTAGTTACCTcgttacataaaaatgtatatttatttactagttgACTGTCACATTTTTGCGTAATAATTTGTGTTTgagtttattgaaataaatgactatcataattatacattttgattttatttcgtCAAAGTAATAAACTTGTGGCTATACATGACATATTGTCTACTTTCTGTTGCCTAAACAATAAAA contains:
- the LOC118276069 gene encoding uncharacterized protein LOC118276069 isoform X2 encodes the protein MQQVKLVFGTLYPAYASYKAVRTKNLKEYVKWMMYWIVFALFTCTETFTDVFLSWFPFYYEVKIVLVLWLLSPATKGSSILYRKFVHPALCRREQEIDEYIAKAKDQGYHTVLNLGTKGVNYATTVIMQTAIKGGGGLVQQIRKSYSLSDLTECEPREERGSDEADDVLTEPRLLRRGGKSGFSTRRSASESNSRSPMYFPEVDVDVRPRPRSDEPDFSHIKSTEDISSGYSSADNSASLTRTASLGAGARARGRTTRTTVTTIKRPQAAEENEVIIEELHDDDSFEYSNMPALINLPSPLYLSHTQPPFIYQYVGDQVKILQVLGNYPFAANVNNQTNNNTDHWDQKEVISEEASVISSVDKDNANNKSSEEVVKSNESDVVSDIPIASQPKDNNDDQSSSNNEDVVFETALDTNDKQSVDREMKEAITAILEEHTDATSLDTSINDNDSAESDDEASFGTPEDSPKSKRKTPKGKYGKSKAPPPPPKIDAGNVPQDDSKETSSKSETDTVIKSTTSQESLNDIVNKLPNTTIKESGSSKSLQVINPIAENKKRHKSKSPARIPKGNSSGLGKLLQLPGKFAFWNKSEEKPKVDETSTSSDDHSRRSSTIEKGVDDFQDCTELDTVGTDEAKPDDLPQIEKSDDQISFKDASGLDEEVILSQNIIDKSDALQKLIEAKIAGHPEYKFISLHEETPTSSKSTDV
- the LOC118276069 gene encoding uncharacterized protein LOC118276069 isoform X1, yielding MISSIISRLVILVFGTLYPAYASYKAVRTKNLKEYVKWMMYWIVFALFTCTETFTDVFLSWFPFYYEVKIVLVLWLLSPATKGSSILYRKFVHPALCRREQEIDEYIAKAKDQGYHTVLNLGTKGVNYATTVIMQTAIKGGGGLVQQIRKSYSLSDLTECEPREERGSDEADDVLTEPRLLRRGGKSGFSTRRSASESNSRSPMYFPEVDVDVRPRPRSDEPDFSHIKSTEDISSGYSSADNSASLTRTASLGAGARARGRTTRTTVTTIKRPQAAEENEVIIEELHDDDSFEYSNMPALINLPSPLYLSHTQPPFIYQYVGDQVKILQVLGNYPFAANVNNQTNNNTDHWDQKEVISEEASVISSVDKDNANNKSSEEVVKSNESDVVSDIPIASQPKDNNDDQSSSNNEDVVFETALDTNDKQSVDREMKEAITAILEEHTDATSLDTSINDNDSAESDDEASFGTPEDSPKSKRKTPKGKYGKSKAPPPPPKIDAGNVPQDDSKETSSKSETDTVIKSTTSQESLNDIVNKLPNTTIKESGSSKSLQVINPIAENKKRHKSKSPARIPKGNSSGLGKLLQLPGKFAFWNKSEEKPKVDETSTSSDDHSRRSSTIEKGVDDFQDCTELDTVGTDEAKPDDLPQIEKSDDQISFKDASGLDEEVILSQNIIDKSDALQKLIEAKIAGHPEYKFISLHEETPTSSKSTDV